In the Telopea speciosissima isolate NSW1024214 ecotype Mountain lineage chromosome 6, Tspe_v1, whole genome shotgun sequence genome, tttaaagctgctgccattgaagatctgcaACTCCAGTAAGTAGTTTATTGTTTCAGCaatcaaccttcttcttctagtcctctaacctaagctccatcaATCCCCATTATCATCTCCCACATTAACCCAATCGATCCACTCAAACTTGGGTCATCTTCTTCCTGTCCAGCCTTATTGCACCATTAGAATtcattcaaatttcaaccacaaCATCCCCACAGTgacccctacactcgatcctagcTGCTGCCCTAAACCCAtcaacaaaaccctaatccccctcatctccacaaaaccccaaaaccctaaaattccacCTAGACtaatccaaccatcaaaacgCTCTCATTTTACAATCGAACCATCCCCTCACTGCCCCTAGCACTCAATCCAATGCCCATTCCAGAATTCctatcctaaaccctagtttcatctattttcctatttcccaaaacctgaaaccctaattttctgatttttaatttcttattcaaacttCACTAAACCTAGCTCATTAGACTCCTATATACCTGCCTagcattaccatataagatttaCCCCCATAACCCAAgacctaaccctaaatttgacctaaatcCTCAAACCTGCCCAAACGGCCAGCAGTTTGAAAGATCATggttacttggctcctagtagatccTTTGTCTATCTATGACTACATTACCAAGTTTACCAGGCAACAAGTACCAACAAAAGCATAAGAAGGATAAGTTCACCAAGAAACATCAAGGCCATCTCCTAGAGCCACCCAAGTGTTTTGCTAAATTACCTCCATAAGAGTAAAAACTCTCTAACATTCACCTACTTTTAGCTCCACAGAGTTCAAGTAAAATTCCACCAGAACAAGTTTTTCCCCACATAAACCACACAAATCATGTGTTTTGCAGGAAAAAACTATACAATCATGCAAATGGCCAATACCCTCCAAACTTCAACcaatcctttttttcttcataaattagaaaaaaaaaggtaggaTCTGTTCAAGGAAAAATGGAGCAAAACATGCAGAGATGATGACCAACCCTGTATGCATGCGCCCTAAAAATCCAATTAGACAAACCCCCACACCCCCAATTGCTACTGACCAAGAACAGCAGTCAATCAAAATTCTGACCCCAAAGACCTGCATATCTCTCACTCTATATACCCTGCTCAGAATTGATCTTTCCTTTCACTGAATTATTTAAATTCTCCGTGAATCTCCAAAGATAAACCCCAAACTTAGTCCATTTGTTTCTCCAATACCCTTCTTGAATTGTCTTTAAAAATCAATAACTCTCAAGTGTCATACCAATTTTTGCTCTACCAAGTATGATCTACTGCCAGCCTCTGTAATACCACCCACACAGGGTAGcttcaaattttagaaaccGGTCTGAAATCGATGCTGGAATTCTGAAAGCGGTAACAACTGCATGCCTACTGATGAAAGTGATTCAGCCAACAAAAAAAGACTGAGCCATGTTGcaagcttcttttactttctGTTTAAAAAACGCTCCCTTTTATTCACAGTATCTATGGACAGATTCTGATCCTCAAATGAATCATCCATCACATACCCCCTttaaaaaggggaaaacagGAAAGTAACACCCATATAGCACTGTAACAGGATTATATACCTCTTGTCCAACAATAAGGTGCTACAAATAATGGAGGGGAGCACTGCCATAACAGGCGAAAACACCACAAAAAGTAATTTCTATTTAACACAGTAGATGTTTCCCACATATCCAAAAGTAAAAATAATTTTccaattagaaaaaaaaaattattgcaaTACAGAAATGAAAATAGCTTTCATATCAATCAACATGGttcataaaaattttcaaaatacatttaAGGGTTGAAGCGAAGAGAGAAACTAATGAAATATTCAAGGCAGCTGCCTGAAATACCTATATGATCATTAACAAGAAGGTACTACCCCCAATCAAACAGCATAACTAAGATACATGTAATGACTAAGACAAAAGAATGGAGCAGGGACGATATGTAAAAATGTTTTTCTACTAACTACTGCAAAAGCAACAACATTATGTCATCATCTGCTGCAATTTAATCTACCAtgtattgttcttcttcaagccAACTCCATTTCCTTCTTGTATGCTTCCAATTCATTCACCCACAGGTCTGCATACTCACAGTTCTTCCAGGCCTCAAACCAAGGCCCTCCCGTAGTATAATGTAGAGCTTTGGGGAATGTAGATGGATCATTCTCATTGACCTTGTTATGACCAACAAGGAAATTCCAAACAAATGGAATCGACCCAATTTCATGATCTTCAAGCCACATAAACCTGTGAAGAAAAGCACCCGTCTGGGAATTCACAAGCTCCGGCGTCAAGATCTTGTTCTTGGGATGCCCACAATTGTACAGAACCATGGAAGACCAGTTCTTCCTGGGATAAACTGTCTGCACAGCCCCATCCATCTTGGTGCTTTCCTTGGGAGTATAATCATGCTGAACACACATAACTGCGTAGTTCTCATCAATCAACTCTATCAATTCCTTAAAATCTGTTGTGTAAAGGAAATCACAATCCACAAACATTGCCCAACCATCATAATTGGCAAGGAATGGAGTCAAAAATCGACTGAACGAGAACTCGGTGCTCTCTGTAGGCCCTCTCTCACGCCAGTAAAGACCCTTACTCCTCAAATCCTGTTGTTTGATAGGTATAATTTCCACTGGAACCGAAGAACGCTTCAAGATCGAGTAACGACAGACCTGGTAAGCAACATCCTCACGCGGATCGTAACCCACAAAGATCTTAAAGGGCTTCTTCGCATTACTCGGATTCATATCAGCAACAAAATCGGCTACAGGATCTGCAGTTTGGAGTCCATTTCCGTTCGAATTCACAACCTCAACCGCTGGAGCCATTTCAAAAGAGTAATATCTGtcgaaagaaaggaaaattaagCAGGGAATTCAGAAATGgtgaaaagaaataaagggtTTCTTGATTAATACCCCAGGATTACAGTGAAATTGTTAAGAAGAAAAGAGACGATTGAGCGACTAAACCGCGTTCAGATCAAGCACATTTTGGATACGACAATATGGAGGAAAATAAGGAAAGCCGACAAATTTTGCGTCTGAGGATCCAAGGCAGATTCTGACCGTCAAAGATAAGTGGAGTAATTGAAGAAACGAAGAAAACCGAGGGAAAGAATCTAGGGTTTGAGAGAAACTGAGAGAATTCAAGAGACCGTGAGTGCATGGGAATGGCTGTGATGCGAGAACTGAGGAGATGAGTTGCTAGAGGTTGGAAGGTGAGGCTTAAATGGTGGAGAAACTAAAGAGAGAGACTGTGAGagatttcctttctttcttccagaGTGAAATTCCTGTGATCGGATCTGTGGATGGGATTTTGCTTCCGCGAGAAGGTTTCCCGCGCCCAAGGATTTCTGTGGATATGGGATGTGGTACCGTAGCTTTTGTGCTACCGTGGGTGAGAGGATTAGCATCCACCACTAGAGCCACCGACTCCATCTTAATTTGAATCCTCTACGGCAGGGTAGCCGACCGGCCATTGTgcggcctcacacaggcagggcgtggaccccaccctggtagggtgctcgggcagtgggtggggcgaaatgatcgccccaccccTGCCTGAGTGAGAACACACGACGGCCGCTCAGGCTGCCTGGCCATAAGAGTACGGTAATAGAGCTAAAAGAGCATGCAAAATGACTGCCTTGCCCCTAGGAAATTCTACTTCTCCATGGgagtgtggtggtcattttgcccacccttGTCTCTGGGTCTAGGGGCAAGCACTTAGATAGTGTTTTTTCTCCTcaaaaaattatgggagaaagaatgcaaCCTGATCATGCACTAGGTGTGGCGACCATGCCTAGACACATAATCACCTTGGGGCGTctggaaatgatcaccttacccttATGTAAAGGCGAAAATTCCAAATGGCCCAAAGAGGTTATGTGTCTACTGTCTAGGCGTGGTCGCCACGCCTAACACACGACCGGGTAGCATTCTATTCCCCAAAAATTATAAATACACCCTAAATGATAGTGAATGGAACATTTAGTatacttaccaaaaaaagaaaaaagaaaaatggataaTTTGGCATCTTTGTACACATTCATACAAAGGAATTCAACTATCTGGATCTTCTCTTTATGTAAAGTTATCTCATTGCCCTCTAACGTAATaaaggagaaagttctctgCATGGGACGGAAATTACCACCCCGCCCCATGAATGGCGGAATTTCTGCTCCCAATGTGCCAGCATGCGCTCTCATTGGTTGCCATGCGTGCATGGCCTGtaaaacccctgcccaaaaatacgggctaaCTTGAAATTTTATTGATAGTCTGGAatccgaggtcaaagctaccagtataCTGAGGAAGCATCATGGAAACGCAAAGAGAAAATGcgggaaaagtatccccaactcttcgagctatatggtaagcaaatttctaggacgaaatttttgtaaggtggggagaaatgtcaaatccgcccctaactggctggggATTTGAAGGTAGGACAagaaacccctgacatggcatccaagcacactgtggagtgacactccagtgattgaatttaatggagaaacccCGAGGatatcttcctacatacctgtcaaaagatggatgcagacctttgtagttgtatagcccactgcataatgtacattctgaggaaggtaccatctcttgattctaggacccttggacttaaatcctagttctaggctacaatagtgatgaccctcatcaactTGAGTGTCttagataaaacattttttaaacccaaacatcaatttgcatgattgatttgatgatgagaacccaattccatacatatatcttaaatcccaacataaatgataaATTCAGCTAATTTatagattgaccttctcttagttaaaatgatataactccaccagataaacttcatttgtgttggttccaatttttttggaaactagactcatagagctgcattttgttagaagataCCATTACCTAGATAtgtctaagttagttaaaagttttgcccaagttgctgtcaaaatcggatcctgctgttttgacaggttgacctttgcgtaataaaaataatataacttcatcatccaatcttcttttcctttgattccaatttttctagaaattagattcatagagcttcactTTCCTAGAAGGAACCATAgcccaattatgtctctaaatggactgaaatttcatttcaatccaaacaattctgcagatgaattctctgggcgatggcactgggcgatgcacacatcacccagagacatcacctagagtgggaaattgctgtattttgatctgcagatgtgtggggaccacccatgtTGGCCATAAACACCCTCCATAGGAtgaggggagtctgggggaccatcTCATGCCctcggatcactgtggaccccaccagagtgcccggaatgactgagaatcagtctgaaaatgcattctaggaatgggcctaagctgccaaacagaccttagtaccttgaaagtctataaataggagggcccaacCCTTATTTCGTTTTCCCTACTACCCTAGcataagagaagagaaaagagaaggaaaaaagagagaaaggaggaagacaggaaggagaagaagaaggaaaagagagggaagagctTACCTGTGCATCAAATCAGCTCCAGCAACCATTCTCAactcagttcaggtataaagcTATACCTGTACATGCTGTTTTGCTGCTGTTCTCTATTTATCTTCATGGATCTTAGTGCTTAGGTATCATTTTTGGCCAAGGAAAGCCTAGAACAGCTAAGGGCTGCTTTGTGCTGCCTCAGATCgaacatgcaaacctgttgcatgtgaGATCTAAGCATTTTTCATATAATAAACCTGCTGTTACTGTTCATCTCCTTAGGTCCATGCTATTTGTTGAGTTTCTAGCCATCTGACAGCTcagaacagctggggactgCCATGCAAGTGTAAGGCATGGAAGATCTAAcatttttatgtaaaaataCAGGTCTGATATGCTATTCTTGGAGCCGAATTCTggttgtgcacagctgcactgccagatgcctAGTTATTGGACTGTTTGGAACcttggatgcaagccctggctgcatgagaccaaaccctaggtagttgcagccttgaacccttatttttcatgcttttccagccctgcatgtggctgaaaccaactcccaagcttggccaaaaccctgtgacactattcatctgggctgTTTGGGCGGCCACTGTCAGTCTGATCCCAGCCTTGTAGGTCCCACCtaggaaactcagcctgcatcgattgtacagccactgggcgatgcactgggcgatgcagtaaggcctagagccatcgcccagtgaggtaAAATGGGCTATTTTGGTGGGCAGACCTGGGGGATCTCGCCCATTgaccccctggacactgtgggaaggttggaaatgactaaaatacccttccccacatctgtcctttaTTGGGAAggccttgggtacccaagtgggccctgtagggcttggaaaccctatctaTGTTGGCCCTGCAGCATTGcagacctagggactgtgttgtaagactattgtgacctagaaacatgtactacagtggtaaatAACCATTCTACCCAtagaccacattctccggataaTGCACTGGGActtgggcctaaagcccagtgcaaggcccagagaattcaaagtgatctcggactgagcaccgagttagacctaggagcctagactaacactgggttttccaaaacagttttgaataattaaaataacatatttttgatATATTACTTTAAGATTTGTTttcgtgctcgaggtgcacagccagacacgggctggaactgaacaaacaactgaaccggtaggatcaaactaaggtgagtggaattacaccatgagtgtaggtgtaacatgactgatgggtcatgacaacaacaacaatatttactatctttaattactttaaactgttttatattctcatttgaattctgaatcttatctgatgaacattggaaatggatgataatgtttgtatgtggaattgctagattagatgccgtagccggcttggaaatgaggccagtggtagcccgtattatgggatacgattgacaccgcctgactcatacgatgccatatagacatgggactagagtttcatcaccagtactacgcacccttgccaacaggggttaaggtgttggatgcctgtgggagtgaccgtataatccttgagctatatgccgggttttaagccacaattcaattatgagctatatgccgggcttaaaaccataataaggaaaaaggaatgtgaccttgagctatatgtcgggttttaagccacaaatcatctatgagctatatgccggacttaaaaccataataaggaaaagaaatgtgattatgagctttatgcagggctttatgccacaatataaccCAAAAGAGAATGAATGTGATTATgatatatgccgggctttatgccacaatataatccaaaagagactgaatgtgattatgagctatatgccaggctttatgccacaatataattcaAAAGAGGAtgaatgtgattatgagctatatgccgggctttatgccacaatataatccaaaagaaaaaaaatgtgatcATTGAGTTATATGTTGATGGTCACTTcacaggataatcacagagggctggtcaggctgacctgggtagggagatgttggagctgactggtcctctccgacaactcaatgggtgtatcgcgggaaggggtaaccaagccagCACCAaggatatatgtattggggattgtagtagcactgacttgacttagttgtgatgttaggtggttaataagtaaaatgatctgcacctcatgtagaactcatttggttgtggttgcatgtgcatgcatgatttatatttcattcacgggctcggtggagctcacactcttgtatattctcttttagttgattttgtagGAACGGATTTGCCAATGGATGAGGAAGCTATCGATGGAAttatagatcttcctcatctcgttgcgtagcgacgattttgttatatttaagtttctttctttcaggaagtgtaattaccaagatgaTGTATCTATGGAACATAattggatatgtatatggtataacatagttatttgggattttattattgatgatataaatcatctgtgggtagttcgatcttccgttgcactctgatattcttttactATCTCTTTTTAACCTCATGgcgtggtttgtgacatgtaaatactgcttttagatccttggggattggcagatgtcgtaggatatccggtcactcgcctaaatcctcctaggggtggtttggggtgtgatagagtggtatcaaagcgagaagctctatttacattcacaaacaacggaAGTAGGATGATGGGTGGCctagagacaaagaaataaaagtttcaagaaaataccaaaataaagaagtagaagaacaccgtaggagactagctaggtgcaaaagcTGATAACTCTATAATTGAAGaggcataaacttttacatccgGAAAGGAAACTGGAGGTACTACTTTCGAACTATAACTTAGAAAGGAAAGTacaactggaaaaaaaaaaaagaaaaaaaaaagcaccccAGCCTATCTTTGTGCTTACTTCTattgtattatttataa is a window encoding:
- the LOC122665139 gene encoding protein CDI-like, which encodes MAPAVEVVNSNGNGLQTADPVADFVADMNPSNAKKPFKIFVGYDPREDVAYQVCRYSILKRSSVPVEIIPIKQQDLRSKGLYWRERGPTESTEFSFSRFLTPFLANYDGWAMFVDCDFLYTTDFKELIELIDENYAVMCVQHDYTPKESTKMDGAVQTVYPRKNWSSMVLYNCGHPKNKILTPELVNSQTGAFLHRFMWLEDHEIGSIPFVWNFLVGHNKVNENDPSTFPKALHYTTGGPWFEAWKNCEYADLWVNELEAYKKEMELA